The following are from one region of the Amycolatopsis sp. QT-25 genome:
- a CDS encoding DUF3558 family protein, with product MTVSACGQGAAGQAKVPAAADGAGPAPSSSAAAPDRGVDPCALLGPQDRSTAGINVLGVAKEIDGARACDWTVPATFGVTITVDERNGLTDLEVARKTATKTEVGGRAALKVADVKAADGTCAVLLGLGERASVQIDVSNTNFTDTPLACERAVEVAELAEPKLP from the coding sequence ATGACAGTGTCCGCCTGCGGGCAAGGAGCCGCAGGCCAGGCGAAGGTTCCGGCCGCGGCGGACGGCGCGGGCCCGGCCCCCTCGTCTTCGGCAGCCGCGCCGGATCGCGGTGTCGACCCGTGCGCGCTGCTCGGCCCGCAGGACAGGTCCACGGCCGGGATCAACGTGCTCGGCGTCGCGAAGGAGATCGACGGCGCCCGCGCCTGCGACTGGACGGTGCCCGCGACCTTCGGCGTCACCATCACCGTGGACGAGCGCAACGGCCTGACGGACCTCGAGGTCGCGCGCAAGACCGCCACCAAGACCGAGGTCGGCGGCCGTGCCGCGCTCAAGGTCGCCGACGTCAAGGCCGCCGACGGGACCTGCGCGGTCCTGCTCGGCTTGGGGGAGAGGGCGAGCGTCCAGATCGACGTGAGCAACACGAACTTCACCGACACCCCGCTCGCCTGCGAGCGCGCGGTGGAGGTGGCGGAACTGGCCGAACCCAAACTGCCTTAG
- a CDS encoding ESX secretion-associated protein EspG, with protein MIRVSASAFDVLWSDLGHAAPPWPLSVRSVGVTEAERAEIRDAVYENLAERGLYDGDRLDAALEARLDLLARAEVYVECEALADMTAEAPFRAVAAARGRHGVLATQPEQTIALSGIGDGEVFAAIVDVLPELRPGPGYGISLPAARFGGDLEDPVFGDGGRSSASDSQLREVLAIQARPVYSAGQFTVRTRDRDGRAHRAGGLTWFDTDVGAYCAARTEGRGGQAWVTVSPVDGPRLAARLASLLDPDR; from the coding sequence TTGATCCGCGTTTCCGCGTCGGCCTTCGACGTCCTCTGGTCCGACCTGGGGCACGCGGCCCCGCCCTGGCCGCTGTCCGTCCGCAGCGTCGGCGTCACGGAAGCGGAACGCGCCGAGATCCGCGACGCGGTCTACGAAAACCTCGCCGAGCGCGGCCTTTATGACGGGGACCGGCTCGACGCCGCCTTGGAAGCGCGGCTGGACCTGCTCGCGCGCGCCGAGGTCTACGTCGAATGCGAGGCTCTGGCCGACATGACGGCCGAAGCCCCGTTCCGCGCGGTCGCGGCCGCGCGCGGACGGCACGGTGTCCTGGCCACCCAACCGGAACAGACCATCGCGCTGTCGGGGATCGGCGACGGCGAGGTGTTCGCCGCGATCGTCGACGTCCTGCCCGAACTGCGGCCCGGCCCCGGCTACGGGATCAGCCTGCCAGCCGCGCGCTTCGGCGGTGACCTGGAGGATCCGGTGTTCGGCGACGGCGGACGTTCCTCGGCCTCGGACAGTCAGCTGCGCGAGGTGCTCGCGATCCAGGCCCGCCCGGTCTACAGCGCGGGCCAGTTCACCGTGCGGACCCGCGACCGCGACGGCCGGGCGCACCGCGCAGGCGGGCTGACCTGGTTCGACACCGATGTCGGCGCGTACTGCGCGGCGCGGACCGAGGGCCGCGGCGGGCAGGCGTGGGTGACCGTGTCCCCGGTGGACGGTCCCCGGCTGGCCGCGCGGCTCGCTTCGCTGCTGGACCCGGACCGCTAG
- a CDS encoding YbaB/EbfC family nucleoid-associated protein — protein sequence MTVPFGGPVRDPQEWMREQERRSAVLLAKAEQAKADLENNVVTLSSPDRLVTVTVNPGGGLTSLALSPQAQDRPPAQLASLIMSTYRKATTRAADRTLEIMAGLTGEDSEAVDFLKSTLPPREEPQATPEPDDSARFGVPAEPPPTPPAKPRPPRPISDEDDGEDFQHVDWTGRS from the coding sequence ATGACCGTGCCGTTCGGCGGCCCAGTGCGCGATCCGCAGGAATGGATGCGCGAACAGGAGCGGCGCAGTGCCGTCCTGCTCGCCAAGGCGGAGCAGGCGAAAGCCGATCTGGAGAACAACGTCGTCACCCTGAGCAGCCCGGATCGGCTGGTCACCGTGACGGTCAACCCCGGCGGCGGCCTGACTTCGCTCGCGCTTTCCCCGCAGGCGCAGGACCGGCCGCCCGCCCAGCTCGCGTCGCTGATCATGAGCACCTATCGCAAGGCGACGACTAGGGCCGCGGACCGGACGCTGGAGATCATGGCCGGACTGACCGGCGAAGACTCCGAGGCTGTCGATTTCCTCAAGAGCACCTTGCCGCCACGGGAAGAACCGCAGGCCACCCCGGAACCGGACGATTCCGCGCGCTTCGGCGTCCCAGCCGAACCGCCTCCCACTCCGCCCGCGAAGCCCCGGCCGCCTCGCCCCATCTCCGACGAGGACGACGGCGAAGACTTCCAGCACGTCGACTGGACCGGTCGCTCGTGA
- a CDS encoding PPE domain-containing protein, translating into MSEGETPGREVPVAVTRYEAYSHEALAAEVEAGNDPEAAGGIGAGWDALARRMNDVTSELTGLVGSSEENWRGEAGDALRGVLAKASGWLTWSADLSSALGKAVAGQAEAAARARADMPPPVAYDPGAMIRGAAARGNLALLAALADEMEAKHAEAEEARRKAVDVMNTRDTSLRSLAPQVSFGKPPELGRS; encoded by the coding sequence GTGTCTGAAGGAGAGACGCCGGGGCGCGAGGTCCCGGTCGCGGTCACGCGGTACGAGGCCTACAGCCACGAGGCGCTGGCCGCCGAAGTCGAAGCGGGCAACGATCCCGAGGCGGCGGGCGGCATCGGCGCCGGCTGGGACGCGCTCGCCCGCCGGATGAACGACGTGACGTCGGAGCTCACGGGGCTGGTCGGCTCCAGCGAAGAGAATTGGCGCGGGGAAGCGGGCGACGCGCTCCGCGGCGTGCTGGCCAAGGCGTCCGGCTGGCTGACCTGGTCCGCGGATCTCTCGTCCGCGCTCGGGAAGGCCGTCGCCGGGCAGGCGGAGGCCGCCGCGCGGGCCCGTGCCGACATGCCGCCGCCGGTGGCCTACGACCCGGGCGCGATGATCCGCGGCGCCGCCGCCCGCGGAAATCTCGCGCTCCTCGCCGCGCTCGCCGACGAGATGGAGGCCAAGCACGCGGAGGCCGAAGAAGCCCGGCGCAAGGCCGTCGACGTCATGAACACCCGCGATACCTCCTTGCGTTCGCTGGCCCCGCAGGTCTCCTTCGGGAAGCCGCCCGAGCTGGGGCGGTCTTGA